One genomic segment of Ictalurus punctatus breed USDA103 chromosome 12, Coco_2.0, whole genome shotgun sequence includes these proteins:
- the LOC128634269 gene encoding class I histocompatibility antigen, F10 alpha chain isoform X2, which produces MRHRLNINKATIIHTLVLFLHLQQSSCDIHSISWNFLGSEGLSLPHYTESDTVNDVTLFYYDSNMKSTAPCPEWLNTTAGQQYWKEASFKSHYNMANMALALQTAKSQFNLTGSHADINVYQGYSRCDLYPDGTTKSSLTHAFNGKDFLSLDTDSKTFIASVPQALIYKSIREKDKIWLETVVSFYKKTCFDDLRMFLELAPGVRNKKAPQVRLFERQSAGSTILTCHVTGFYPRAVQVKWIGADLQLVDDEMNHVLPNGDGTFQTRSSVIRPEENTGDQRYSCVVHHSSLEGNITVTWDKEEKPFRLYVRITLGCVFIATVVGLVIRCILKSKDAGI; this is translated from the exons ATGAGACATCGCCTAAACATCAACAAAGCAACGATTATTCATACTTTAGTCTTGTTCTTACATCTCCAGCAGTCGAGTTGTG ATATTCATTCTATCAGTTGGAATTTCCTTGGCTCTGAAGGCCTCAGTCTTCCCCATTACACAGAGAGTGACACTGTGAATGATGTGACCCTATTTTACTATGACAGCAACATGAAGTCGACAGCTCCATGTCCCGAATGGCTCAACACTACAGCTGGTCAGCAATACTGGAAAGAGGCCAGTTTTAAATCACACTACAACATGGCAAATATGGCTTTAGCACTTCAAACAGCCAAATCGCAGTTCAACCTCACAG GTTCACATGCGGACATTAACGTATACCAAGGCTACAGTCGCTGTGACCTCTATCCAGATGGCACCACCAAGTCATCGTTAACCCATGCCTTCAATGGGAAGGACTTCTTAAGTTTAGATACAGACAGCAAGACGTTCATCGCTTCTGTTCCTCAAGCCCTCATATATAAAAGTATTAGGGAGAAGGATAAAATCTGGCTTGAAACCGTGGTGTCTTTCTACAAAAAGACCTGTTTTGACGACCTTAGGATGTTCTTAGAGCTTGCTCCTGGTGTCAGAAATAAGAAAG CTCCACAGGTCAGGCTTTTCGAGAGGCAGAGCGCTGGTTCCACGATCCTCACATGTCATGTGACTGGATTTTACCCCAGAGCAGTGCAGGTGAAGTGGATTGGGGCAGATTTACAGCTGGTGGATGACGAGATGAATCATGTGCTGCCTAATGGTGATGGCACGTTTCAGACCAGAAGCAGTGTGATCAGACCTGAGGAGAACACAGGAGATCAGCGCTACAGCTGTGTAGTGCATCACAGCAGCCTAGAGGGAAATATTACAGTCACCTGGG ATAAAGAAGAGAAACCCTTCAGACTTTATGTTCGGATTACACTAGGCTGCGTTTTCATCGCCACTGTAGTCGGGCTTGTAATAAGATGCATCTTAAAAAGTAAAG atgctgggatttga
- the LOC128634269 gene encoding class I histocompatibility antigen, F10 alpha chain isoform X1, with translation MRHRLNINKATIIHTLVLFLHLQQSSCDIHSISWNFLGSEGLSLPHYTESDTVNDVTLFYYDSNMKSTAPCPEWLNTTAGQQYWKEASFKSHYNMANMALALQTAKSQFNLTGSHADINVYQGYSRCDLYPDGTTKSSLTHAFNGKDFLSLDTDSKTFIASVPQALIYKSIREKDKIWLETVVSFYKKTCFDDLRMFLELAPGVRNKKAPQVRLFERQSAGSTILTCHVTGFYPRAVQVKWIGADLQLVDDEMNHVLPNGDGTFQTRSSVIRPEENTGDQRYSCVVHHSSLEGNITVTWGKEEKPFRLYVRITLGCVFIVTVVGLVIRGFFYNKGQFIVVS, from the exons ATGAGACATCGCCTAAACATCAACAAAGCAACGATTATTCATACTTTAGTCTTGTTCTTACATCTCCAGCAGTCGAGTTGTG ATATTCATTCTATCAGTTGGAATTTCCTTGGCTCTGAAGGCCTCAGTCTTCCCCATTACACAGAGAGTGACACTGTGAATGATGTGACCCTATTTTACTATGACAGCAACATGAAGTCGACAGCTCCATGTCCCGAATGGCTCAACACTACAGCTGGTCAGCAATACTGGAAAGAGGCCAGTTTTAAATCACACTACAACATGGCAAATATGGCTTTAGCACTTCAAACAGCCAAATCGCAGTTCAACCTCACAG GTTCACATGCGGACATTAACGTATACCAAGGCTACAGTCGCTGTGACCTCTATCCAGATGGCACCACCAAGTCATCGTTAACCCATGCCTTCAATGGGAAGGACTTCTTAAGTTTAGATACAGACAGCAAGACGTTCATCGCTTCTGTTCCTCAAGCCCTCATATATAAAAGTATTAGGGAGAAGGATAAAATCTGGCTTGAAACCGTGGTGTCTTTCTACAAAAAGACCTGTTTTGACGACCTTAGGATGTTCTTAGAGCTTGCTCCTGGTGTCAGAAATAAGAAAG CTCCACAGGTCAGGCTTTTCGAGAGGCAGAGCGCTGGTTCCACGATCCTCACATGTCATGTGACTGGATTTTACCCCAGAGCAGTGCAGGTGAAGTGGATTGGGGCAGATTTACAGCTGGTGGATGACGAGATGAATCATGTGCTGCCTAATGGTGATGGCACGTTTCAGACCAGAAGCAGTGTGATCAGACCTGAGGAGAACACAGGAGATCAGCGCTACAGCTGTGTAGTGCATCACAGCAGCCTAGAGGGAAATATTACAGTCACCTGGG GTAAAGAAGAGAAACCCTTCAGACTTTATGTTCGGATTACACTAGGCTGCGTTTTCATCGTCACTGTAGTCGGGCTTGTAATACGAGGCTTCTTTTATAATAAAG GTCAATTCATTGTCGTCTCTTGA